One genomic segment of Streptomyces sp. TLI_146 includes these proteins:
- a CDS encoding ABC transporter permease has product MADTVWRPCGRTRRSTRTLRVRVSAVILAAAVLAVLLVPPLVHLDQQAVDLSHKLLPPSWEHPFGTDDVGRDLLLRCVYGLRISLLVGVVAALVATVVGTVVGAAAAALGGWTDRLVMRLVDVFSSVPHLLLGIFVVAMFRPGVWPVIASVAVTHWLSTARIVRAEVLSLRSRPYIDAAISGGASRLRVTTRHLLPGVLPQAGLAAVLMVPHAMWHESALSFLGLGLPSHQASLGNLVQSARGSLLAGHWWPTLFPGLLLIVPTLAVAGLAGAWRERLDPRRRSELML; this is encoded by the coding sequence ATGGCTGACACCGTCTGGCGCCCGTGCGGGCGCACCCGCCGCTCCACCCGGACGCTGCGGGTCCGCGTCTCCGCCGTGATTCTCGCGGCGGCGGTCCTCGCCGTCCTGCTCGTACCGCCGCTCGTCCACCTCGACCAGCAGGCCGTCGACCTGTCGCACAAGCTCCTCCCGCCGTCCTGGGAGCACCCGTTCGGCACCGACGACGTCGGCCGCGACCTGCTGCTCCGCTGTGTCTACGGGCTGCGGATCTCGCTCCTCGTCGGTGTCGTGGCCGCGCTCGTCGCCACCGTCGTCGGCACGGTCGTGGGCGCGGCGGCTGCGGCCCTCGGCGGCTGGACCGACCGGCTGGTGATGCGGCTGGTGGACGTGTTCTCGTCGGTGCCGCACCTGCTGCTTGGCATCTTCGTGGTCGCGATGTTCCGCCCCGGGGTGTGGCCGGTGATCGCCTCGGTCGCCGTGACGCACTGGCTCTCCACCGCCCGTATCGTGCGCGCCGAGGTGCTGTCCCTGCGCTCGCGCCCCTACATCGACGCGGCGATCTCCGGCGGCGCCTCCAGGCTGCGGGTGACGACCCGTCATCTGCTGCCGGGCGTCCTGCCGCAGGCCGGGCTCGCGGCCGTCCTCATGGTGCCGCACGCCATGTGGCACGAGTCGGCGCTCTCCTTCCTCGGCCTCGGCCTGCCCAGCCACCAGGCCAGCCTCGGCAACCTCGTCCAGTCCGCGCGCGGCTCGCTGCTCGCCGGGCACTGGTGGCCGACCCTCTTCCCCGGCCTGCTGCTCATCGTGCCCACCCTCGCCGTCGCGGGCCTGGCCGGCGCCTGGCGCGAACGCCTGGACCCGCGCCGCCGATCGGAGCTGATGCTGTGA
- a CDS encoding ABC transporter ATP-binding protein gives MRGGRHIAAVTDVSFDLAAGECLALVGESGCGKSVLASALLGLLPGNAQTAGSAVLRGGGDPVDLLAADERTLARTVRGRRIGLVPQSPAAHLTPVRTVRAQLAETLRELTGTPRRELRAATEAAAERAAFPLGHLDRYPHELSGGLAQRAATALALVGDAPLLLADEPTTGLDRDLVDRTADELRRTADDGRALLMITHDLAAAERIADRVAVMYAGRVVELADATSYFGGTGPRHPYARGLLDALPERAFTPVPGMPPELGDLPDGCAFAPRCERATGQCGTLPPFDGRVACHHLEEPGRA, from the coding sequence ATGCGCGGCGGGCGCCATATCGCCGCCGTCACCGACGTCTCCTTCGACCTGGCGGCGGGCGAGTGCCTGGCCCTGGTCGGCGAGAGCGGCTGCGGCAAGTCCGTCCTCGCCTCGGCGCTGCTCGGCCTGCTGCCGGGCAACGCCCAGACAGCGGGCAGCGCCGTGCTGCGCGGCGGTGGCGACCCCGTCGACCTGCTCGCCGCCGACGAACGCACACTCGCCCGTACGGTACGGGGCCGCCGCATCGGTCTCGTACCGCAGAGCCCGGCCGCCCACCTCACGCCCGTGCGGACCGTACGGGCGCAGCTCGCGGAGACCCTGCGCGAGCTCACCGGAACGCCCAGGCGCGAGCTGCGCGCGGCGACCGAAGCAGCGGCCGAACGGGCCGCGTTCCCGCTCGGGCACCTCGACCGCTATCCGCACGAGCTGTCCGGCGGGCTCGCCCAGCGCGCCGCGACCGCGCTCGCCCTCGTCGGGGACGCGCCGCTGCTCCTCGCCGACGAGCCGACCACCGGGCTCGACCGCGACCTGGTGGACCGCACGGCCGACGAGCTGCGCCGCACCGCCGACGACGGCCGGGCGCTGCTGATGATCACCCACGATCTGGCGGCCGCCGAGCGGATCGCCGACCGGGTCGCCGTGATGTACGCCGGGCGCGTCGTGGAACTCGCCGACGCAACCTCGTATTTCGGCGGGACCGGACCCCGTCACCCGTATGCTCGGGGCCTGCTCGACGCGCTCCCGGAGCGGGCTTTCACGCCCGTCCCCGGGATGCCGCCCGAGCTGGGCGATCTGCCGGACGGCTGTGCGTTCGCACCCCGTTGCGAACGGGCCACCGGCCAGTGCGGCACCCTGCCGCCGTTCGACGGCCGGGTCGCCTGTCACCACCTGGAGGAGCCCGGCCGTGCTTGA
- a CDS encoding ABC transporter ATP-binding protein translates to MLDLKNITAGYERGRPVVREVSLAVAPGEAVGLLGPSGCGKSTLARVAALLHRPDDGTVTLDGALVTEWRHRAPRAQRTTVGVVFQSPRLAADPRLRLREIVAEPLRATGRQIEVRERVDELADLVGLGGDLLNRRPHEVSDGQLQRACLARALVLRPRLLVCDEMTAMLDASTTAALVAAVERYRRETTASLLAVGHDRTLLERWCDRAEQWGELSG, encoded by the coding sequence GTGCTTGACCTGAAGAACATCACCGCCGGGTACGAGCGCGGCAGGCCCGTGGTCCGCGAGGTGAGCCTCGCCGTCGCCCCCGGCGAGGCGGTCGGCCTGCTCGGCCCCAGCGGCTGCGGCAAATCCACCCTGGCCCGGGTCGCGGCGCTGCTGCACCGGCCGGACGACGGCACGGTGACCCTCGACGGCGCCCTCGTCACCGAGTGGCGCCACCGGGCCCCGCGCGCCCAGCGCACCACCGTCGGGGTCGTCTTCCAGTCGCCCCGGCTCGCCGCCGACCCCCGGCTGCGGCTGCGCGAGATCGTCGCCGAGCCGCTGCGGGCCACCGGCCGCCAGATCGAGGTGCGCGAGCGCGTCGACGAACTCGCGGACCTGGTCGGCCTCGGCGGGGACCTGCTGAACCGCCGCCCCCACGAGGTCAGCGACGGCCAGCTCCAGCGCGCCTGCCTGGCCCGCGCCCTGGTCCTGCGCCCGCGCCTGCTGGTCTGCGACGAGATGACGGCGATGCTGGACGCCTCGACGACGGCGGCCCTGGTGGCGGCGGTCGAGCGCTACCGCAGGGAGACGACGGCCTCCCTCCTCGCGGTGGGCCACGACCGGACGCTCCTTGAGCGGTGGTGCGACCGGGCGGAGCAGTGGGGCGAA